AGAAGGACATTGCAAACAAGTAGGGGACAGTTCTGCGTTTAGAAACAAAACGTCCCCTACCTATGTTGGATGAACTCCTTTATTTTTAAATTATATCACTTAATTCATCGACCCTACTGTCAGTTTTGGAGTCTAATATATTACCCTTATCCCTCTATCCTCTATTCTACTGATGTTTCTTATATCTTCTGAGCCACTTTGAAGATCTAAATTATTACCCCGAATAGAGATATAAGTTAAGTACGGGAAAGGATTATTTACAAAAACAGAAATATCATCAATAGCGTTATTCGTAAAAAATAATCGCTCTAAATTATATAAATTTTCCAGCGGTGAAAGGTCAGTTACTTGATTATCTCGTAAGCTAATTTCCGTTAAATTTTCCAATTTCTTTAATGCAAAAATATCAGAAACCTGGTTGCTACTACTATTTAACCTACTTAAATTTATAAGATTAGACAATGGTGAAATATCAAGTATTTGATTATGAGATATAAATAAATAATTTAAATTGGCTAATTCTGACAAAGACGAAATATCTTCCACCTGATTATTAGTAATATCTAAAATCCTCAAATTTCTAAGTTCAGCTAGGGGAGATATATCTTCTATAATATTACTAGGAATTACTAACTCCTCTAATTTACTTAGATTGGCTAATGAAGATAGGTCACTGATTTGATTTTCTTCTAAATAATCTATTTCAGTTATTGAGGATATATGGTTGCCAAAGCCAAGTATTTTTAAATTATAGAAATATTGCAAACCATCTATAGATCTAATGTTCATGTTGCGAGGTAATAGTAATTCTTCTATATCCTTTACTTCACTTAAATATATAGGATGAAAACCATTATTTATTACTGTCCGAATAGCATATTCAAAACCTTCATCTTCAAATTCTATTACTTGATCCTGATACATTTTTACTGCTTCTTCACCTGTCAATCTCAAAGGATCTACTCCTGCAATAGAACTTGCGTATATCTCTATTATCTTATCGATATATTCTTTATTACCTATATTTATTTCAGCTCTTGATGCTACATCCAAGTTTATATCTGTAAATTGATAGATGCCAGATCCTATAGGTTCAGCCAGCTTTACTTCTCCCTCATTATCTTCTATACTTAAAAAAAGATCTGTGATACCTGTGGCAGTTTCAGCACACACAACTTCTACTAGAATATCGTTTTTATAATTATGGCCTAAAATATGCCTTTGTAATAAGCTCAAATCCAAAGAATCAACTTTACCATCACCATTAAGATCAGCAAGATCTAAAAATTTCTGCTTCAAATCAAATTCATAAAATCCCATTAAATATCTACTAAAGATCTGAACATCTAAAGAATTAACAAATCCATCACCATTAAGATCCCCTGGTAAAAAATCTACTATTGCAAAATCAATTCCATAACGACGTTCTCTAGCTGGAATACTTCCATTTATTTTGTCAGAACCTATAGAAGGCCAGTTCAATGTACCATAGAAATCTGGCTTTTCATCCAAATAGAATGAAACAGGTATAGTTTGATCAAGAATTTGATCATCCCACTGCACTGATTTATCTATAAAATTACCATGAATCAATAAATTATCTGGTACTATCGAATAGGGTAAACTTTCATTTATATTCCATATAATATTACCCCTCACAAGTTCATTAGCAATAATATTTATATATGCATTAGAATCCTCAATTAAAATCCCTTGATTTTCCACATACGACTCTATTTTCCTGCTGAGATGATTTCTTAGAAAGGTATTGCCAGGTCCATTTAAACCATCACCAAGCATTATATCCTGAGTTCTATTTCCCTCAAAAAGGTTATCATAAGCATAAGCTCCAGGTAAGTAAATCCCAGTATTTTCTCCATAGTAAATAAAATGTTCAGTATAATTATATGCAAACACATTAGCATTTGCACCATATCGTACAAGCATAGGATAACGTACATTAGAAAAAGTATTATTTTCTATTAAGCAATTTGATGTATGAAAACCTAAGTCAACACCATAAGTATTGCTACCAGAAAAGTAACTATCCCTTATTTCAATCCTATAGCCTGTATTAACATAAACCTGACCTTTATACGAACTATTACTTGATATATTCCTAATCCAGGAATTTGCTACATTTTCAAAATAAAAGACATAACTATCTTCAACAGGTTTATTATCCTTTCTTCTCACACGAAAATCTTCAAACCCTACGTTTTCTACAAAATTCTTTCTGCGAATGACAGGGTTATATTCCCCTTGATAACTATGTCTTAGAGCCTCATCAATCACTATTTTATTACTTTCTATTGCTTTAATCTTTACAATCTGTCCAATTACACCTTCTTTAATTTCATTATTACCTATAGTAAGTCCATATACAATTTCTGAACTGTTATCTTGCTGTATCTCTACATACATCCCTACGTCAAAATCCGATGGATCTTGAACATATAGTTCAGTTGAACCTTTTAGAAAACCGCTTTCAATATGATGCCATGAACCATCATCACCACCAATTATTTCAATGGCATTAAAGGAGTGATCAAACTG
This genomic interval from Halanaerobiaceae bacterium ANBcell28 contains the following:
- a CDS encoding leucine-rich repeat domain-containing protein, with amino-acid sequence MLLSVKAKCGVKLGVLLFLLFLLVSTTLVADVYEDLWWNPGLESGIPEREVVANVKDFGAVGDGISDDSHAFQAAIDSVDNGGAVFIPEGRYLICDKLYINKELVLRGAGENDTYLQFDHSFNAIEIIGGDDGSWHHIESGFLKGSTELYVQDPSDFDVGMYVEIQQDNSSEIVYGLTIGNNEIKEGVIGQIVKIKAIESNKIVIDEALRHSYQGEYNPVIRRKNFVENVGFEDFRVRRKDNKPVEDSYVFYFENVANSWIRNISSNSSYKGQVYVNTGYRIEIRDSYFSGSNTYGVDLGFHTSNCLIENNTFSNVRYPMLVRYGANANVFAYNYTEHFIYYGENTGIYLPGAYAYDNLFEGNRTQDIMLGDGLNGPGNTFLRNHLSRKIESYVENQGILIEDSNAYINIIANELVRGNIIWNINESLPYSIVPDNLLIHGNFIDKSVQWDDQILDQTIPVSFYLDEKPDFYGTLNWPSIGSDKINGSIPARERRYGIDFAIVDFLPGDLNGDGFVNSLDVQIFSRYLMGFYEFDLKQKFLDLADLNGDGKVDSLDLSLLQRHILGHNYKNDILVEVVCAETATGITDLFLSIEDNEGEVKLAEPIGSGIYQFTDINLDVASRAEINIGNKEYIDKIIEIYASSIAGVDPLRLTGEEAVKMYQDQVIEFEDEGFEYAIRTVINNGFHPIYLSEVKDIEELLLPRNMNIRSIDGLQYFYNLKILGFGNHISSITEIDYLEENQISDLSSLANLSKLEELVIPSNIIEDISPLAELRNLRILDITNNQVEDISSLSELANLNYLFISHNQILDISPLSNLINLSRLNSSSNQVSDIFALKKLENLTEISLRDNQVTDLSPLENLYNLERLFFTNNAIDDISVFVNNPFPYLTYISIRGNNLDLQSGSEDIRNISRIEDRGIRVIY